DNA sequence from the Paenibacillus azoreducens genome:
AAGGGGAACTAATTTGTTACGTTATCCTGCCCGTGGGACTTGATCCCGTCAGCTATCTCCTTGAAAATAAAACGGATACTCATTTTGGTGTCCGTTCTTAGATGAAATACTTATTCATTGAATTGCTCAAAAACTTCTTTTATTCAAATGTCATTGTTTGTACGATATATTCTTCTAGTTTAATGACCATATCAGCTAGTTCAGATTTAGTAATATAGTAAAAAAGCTGGCGCCGGTAGGTTTCCGGAGCCAGCTTTTTTAGCTTCGTTAATTTCATTGTCCCTTAATCGGGGCAAAATAGAAGGCTTATTGATTGCAGCTTACCAAATGCTCACGCGGTCTTTAGGAGCGACGTACATGGCATCCTTTTCGGTTACTTCGTATGCTTTATAGAACTCCGGGAAGTTGGAAACGGTACGGTTTACGCGTACTTTGTTAGCTGAATGTGGGTCGATTGTCGACCGATATGCAGCCGACTCCTTACTCATGGTCATACGCCAAATCGTTGCATAACCTTCAAAGTAGGCTTTGAAGTCTGGGTTTTCCATTTTGGACAGCACTTGAAGCGATACGGCCATACCGCCAAGGTCGGCGATGTTTTCGCCTACTGTCAGCTTGCCGTTATTGTACACGCCAGGAATCACTTCAACATGATCATAGTAGGAAATAACCTGATCGCATTTTTCCTGGAACTTTTTAAAGTCTTCCGGAGTCCACCAGTTGACCGCATTTCCGTTTTCATCGAATTCAGAACCTAAATTATCAAAAGCATGGCTGATTTCATGCGCAATGACCATGCCGATCGCTCCCAAATTCGTTTCATGTTTGGCTTTGATATCATAAAACGGAGCTTGCAGAATACCCGCCGGGAACACAATTTCGTTATTCAGCGGAATATAATAAGCATTGACCTCATAGACGCTCATCATCCAGCTGCTCTTATCGACAGGTTTTCCAAGCGAAGCGATCCTTTGTTTTTTGGCTTCTTTATTGATTGCCACCATGTTGTCAAACAGCGATCCGCCGTCCGCAAAAGTTTTAATGGAAACATCCTTCAAGGAATCTTTCCACTGATCCGGATATCCGATTTTGATCGTCATTTTATCCAGCTTTTTGATGGCTTTAGCTTTGGTTGCTTCAGACAGCCAGTCCAGCGTTTGGATCCGTTCTTTATAAACCTCGATGAACTGCTTAACCATTTGTTCAACGTCTTTCTTGGCCTCTTTCGTGAAATATTTTTCTGCGAATTCCTGGCTGAGATACTGACTCATGACGGCTTGGGTGGTCATAACCGCCATTTCTTCATTTGTCTTTTCGCCTTCAATTCCAAACCGTTGGGCTTCAAATTCATTTGCCAATTTCAGAAAATCTTCCGATAAACTGCCGCCGGCATTCATCAACAAAGTGGCTTTGGCGTAGGCTTTGAGCTTGTCCAGATTTTTCTCGTTCAAAACTTCCGCTGTTTTATTTAATAATCCAACGTCGGTTACAATCACTTTGTCTGCTTTATCGACTTGGAATTCTTTCATATATTTGCCCATATCGATCGTTTTAAAGAGCTGAACGAATTTTTCTTTGGTGTAAGGATTATAGGAAATTTCCACATTTCCCTGAATTTGTGGGTCCATAGTGGATGCAGCGAGTTCTTTTTCGAATGCATACACATCTTCGGCTTGCGCTTTTGCCGTTTTCTCGTCGGTACCGGACAGTACAAACAATTTGGCTAGATAGTTCGTGTACACTTTTTTGGTCTTTTCGTCGTTGGAGACATAGCTGTTTTTGTCAAGGCTCGTGTTAAGGCCAAAGAAATACAGCGTATTGACATTACTGTCCTTCGCGTCGCCTAGCACGGCAAAAGACAACAAAGCGCCTTTCGAGATTTCGTTCTCCATCTTCATGCTGGCAGCAAATAATTCCTTGACGGAGGAAGCCTTGTCCAGAGCGTCCAAATAAGGTGCAATCGGCTTGATTCCTTGCTTGTTGCGGTTTTCTATATCGAATACCGATTTGTAGAAATCGGCGATTTTTTGCTCTTTAGAGCCTGCTGGGTTTTGTTTTTTTACAAGTTCATCGATGATTGCTTTAATCCGGTCCTCGTTGGCTTTTGCCAGCTCTTTAAACGCGCCGTTGGACTTTTCGCCTGCCGGGATCTTGGAGTCGTTCAGCCATTTTTTATTGACGTATTCATAATAATCATCACGTGGATTCGTGCCTTCAAGGGCCATGAAACGTTTTGTCAGCGTAATCAGTTGTTCTTTCGTAAGATGATCGGAAACGCCGAGTTTGCCGTCCGGATAACCGGTGATCACACCAGAAGCGATCAGCTTGCCGATTTCGTCTTGTGCCCATTTCGGCACGTCGGTAAAGGATGCGGAGGTATTGGCTACGCGCAAATCATGGCCTTTTGGCGCAGGCAGGTCCGAAAACGCGCGGCCAAGCATGATCAAAGCTTCAATTCTGGAAACTTCCTGATCTTCTCTCGCCTCTCCTTTGCCGTAACCTTTCAAAATATCTTCTCTTTTGATGCCCGGATTGTAGAAATCTGCGGCATTCAGCAAAAACTCTACAACTTCTCCCCGTGTCATTTTGTTCGGTTTGGTTTGTTGTGCCAGCGCGGATGTCGGCAACGCGGTCAGAAGCAATGATGTGGACAATAATAACGCTGCAATTTTTTTCAAGTCTTCTCCCCCTACAATTTGGATTGAACACCTCATAGATTCCATAGACCTAAATGGTATTTTTTCAACAATTCATCAGTTATGCTGACTCCAAACTCAAAAGTTCTTCGCTTTTGCTCTTCATAAATCGGTTTAAGGCAATCCTTTTCCAGAGGGGCAAATTCATTTCCTTATTTTGTCAAAATGATAAATCCTAAACTTAAGCATCTCGTTTACGGTAAAATACAATAGCTGCTGTAATAAAGATCAGTGTCCATAACATTGAAATGCCTGTCCCTTGCATTGGTGTAAGGACATTGATTTCATCAGAGGAAGGCGGCATAT
Encoded proteins:
- a CDS encoding M13-type metalloendopeptidase; protein product: MKKIAALLLSTSLLLTALPTSALAQQTKPNKMTRGEVVEFLLNAADFYNPGIKREDILKGYGKGEAREDQEVSRIEALIMLGRAFSDLPAPKGHDLRVANTSASFTDVPKWAQDEIGKLIASGVITGYPDGKLGVSDHLTKEQLITLTKRFMALEGTNPRDDYYEYVNKKWLNDSKIPAGEKSNGAFKELAKANEDRIKAIIDELVKKQNPAGSKEQKIADFYKSVFDIENRNKQGIKPIAPYLDALDKASSVKELFAASMKMENEISKGALLSFAVLGDAKDSNVNTLYFFGLNTSLDKNSYVSNDEKTKKVYTNYLAKLFVLSGTDEKTAKAQAEDVYAFEKELAASTMDPQIQGNVEISYNPYTKEKFVQLFKTIDMGKYMKEFQVDKADKVIVTDVGLLNKTAEVLNEKNLDKLKAYAKATLLMNAGGSLSEDFLKLANEFEAQRFGIEGEKTNEEMAVMTTQAVMSQYLSQEFAEKYFTKEAKKDVEQMVKQFIEVYKERIQTLDWLSEATKAKAIKKLDKMTIKIGYPDQWKDSLKDVSIKTFADGGSLFDNMVAINKEAKKQRIASLGKPVDKSSWMMSVYEVNAYYIPLNNEIVFPAGILQAPFYDIKAKHETNLGAIGMVIAHEISHAFDNLGSEFDENGNAVNWWTPEDFKKFQEKCDQVISYYDHVEVIPGVYNNGKLTVGENIADLGGMAVSLQVLSKMENPDFKAYFEGYATIWRMTMSKESAAYRSTIDPHSANKVRVNRTVSNFPEFYKAYEVTEKDAMYVAPKDRVSIW